From Thermodesulfobacteriota bacterium:
AAATAATGAACCGCGCCTTTTTCTGCATCAAGCTGGACCGGGAGGAGCGGCCGGACATCGATCATATTTATATCACGGCGGTATCGGCCTTGAACGGATCAGCCGGCTGGCCCCTGAATGTCTTTTTGACTCCGGACGGGCGGCCTTTTTTCGGCGGTACCTATTTTCCGCCGGCCGGGCGGCCGGGACTGCCCTCCTGGAAAGATGTTCTGCTTCACATTGAACGGGCCTGGAACGATCCGGAAACAAAAAAGAAAATCCTTGCCTCTTCCACCGCCTTGACCGACGTTCTCAAACAGCACCTGTCAAGCCGGGCCGGGCCCCCGGTCAACGGGCAGCAAGCAAACGACATGCAACTGATTGCCGGGGCGGTAAAGGTATTGGCCGACAATTACGATAACAATTTCGGCGGATTCAGCCGGGCGCCCAAGTTTCCCATGCCCCCCACCCTGTCCTTTCTGCTGACCGCGGCCCGGCTCGGCCGGATTCAAAAGATCGAGCCCCGGATGGGGCAGGCCGCCCTGGACATGGTCCGTCACACGTTAAAAACCATGGCCGACGGCGGCATTTTCGACCAGGTGGGCGGCGGGTTTCACCGTTACGCCACGGACGAGCGATGGCATCTGCCTCACTTTGAAAAAATGCTTTACGACAATGCCCAGCTGGCCTCCGTTTACCTGGACGCGCAGGACCTGATCGATGACCCCTGGCCATCGGAAAAAGCCGCGGAAATCCTTGACTACATGGTCCGGGATTTGATGCGGCCGGAAGGTGGTTTCTACTCGGCCGAAGACGCGGACAGCTACCCGGGCAAGCCAGGCGTCGGTCATAAAAAGGAAGGCGCCTTTTACGGCTGGCGGCTTTCCGACGTTCAGTCCGCGCTGCCCCGTCAGGACGCCGACATCATGGCCTATCACTTCGGCCTGGAACCGGACGGCAATGTCCGGCACGATCCCTCCGGCGAATTCGGCGGCATCAACGTACCGTTTTGCGCCCATACCCTGGCGGAAACCGCGGCGCGGTTTGCCCTGTCCGAAGAAGAGGCCGGGCGGATTCTGTCCCGGGGCCGGGATATTCTGTTCGCGGAAAGAAACCGGCGGCCGCGGCCCCACCTGGACGACAAAATCCTCACCTCATGGAACGGGCTGGCCCTGACGGCATTATCAAAAGGGTTCCTGGTTCTTGGCCGGGAAAAATATCTGGAGGGGGCCCGAAAAACCGCGGCCTTTATCCATGAGAACCTTTATGACGAGGCCACCGGCAACCTCAGACGGCGCTGGCGGGACGGCGAGGCCGGCATCGACGGCCTGGCCGAGGATTACATCTTCCTGGTTCAGGGCCTGCTTGATCTGTACCGGGCGGGGCTTGATCCGGACCACCTGGCCTGGGCGCTGGAAATTTCCGACCGGTTTTACAACCTCTTCTATGACAACATGTCCGGCTCCTGCTTTGCCGTGGCCGACGGCCATGACCGCCATTTGCTTTTCCGGCCGGCCGATGAAACGGACAACGTCCTGCCCTCGGTCTCTTCAACGGCTGTTCTGGCCTTCCAGCGGCTGGCCGCCCTGACCGGCAGCGCCAGGTATGAGCAGGCCGCCGGGCGGCTGCTGGCCCGGGCCCGGGCCGGCCTGGAACAGCACCCGGTTTCCGCGCCCCTGATGCTGGCCGCCCTGGGCAACAGGCTGGCCGGGCACAACCGGATTGTCGTCTTCGGGAATCTCACCGATGCCGTCACCGGGGCAATGATCCAGGCAGCCCGGTCGAACGCGGCTGTTGGAAACGATGTGTTGCTGATTGACGGCCCGGCCGCCATTGACACGCTCGGACCACACATCCCGGACATTCTGTCCTATGTTCCCGGCGATAACAGGCCTGCGGCCTGGGTCTGCGCCGGACACACCTGCCACCCCCCGGTCAGCGATCCGGACAAAGTAAGGCGGCTCCTGTCGGTGAATGGAAAAGATTGAACGGCCCCGGCCGATAAGTGGAGCCTCGGTATGATTGGGAATATCCTTAAAGGCTGCCTTAAAATCAACTCGGGAGTCAGAACTATATTAAGGACGCATTCGGGAAGGGGTTCTTGTTCGCTCCCCGATCATTTTGGGCGGGATCAGGCGCCTTCGCTGAATTTCTCGAACTCGGGCTGTTCAATCTTGCATGAGATGTCCGGACCACACCCTCAAACAGCGAGAAATTCCTGACGCGAAGCCCCCTGATCCCTTTTTCCCAAAATGCCCGCAGGTCGCTCGCAAAAACCCCTTTCCCGAATGCGGCGAGTGAATACTCGACAATAGATGGTTGGTTCTCTGACAACTTTCGCAAGAAAACCCGGCAGATTGACATGCCTTTTAAAACACCATAAAAACTGTTTGAAGGGGTTGGGCGCTTCTTTTATTAGAACCTTTTAGATGAGCCCCAAGGAAAAACGTCCATTCAATAATCTTTTAGCCGGGAAAAAGCCATGAAAAGGATTCTCTCGTTTATGTTTATCCTGTCCACGATCTGCGGTTTCAGTATCGCCGATGAAGTGCCATTATGGATTGGCATTGTCAGAGTCGACGGGATTCTTGTGCCGATTGGCACATATAAAGACAACTGGGTAAAGGCATGGCCTGAAATATCCATAGATGAACAGCCCGAAGTGGATAAGCTTGCTAAAACGACTAACGGTAAAATGAAACTGCAAGATATTCCTGATGCGTGGAAAGGCGGCATAAAGGAAATACCTGCGAAAGTTTTTTTATGGAGCGGAGGACCTGATGCAAAAAATCTGAATGTAGTTGATGCTGAACAGTATAGTTCTCATTGCTCTGGTGGATGGGGCCTTAAAACAGATTTGCATCCCACAGAAACGGTTGACTGTGCTCCGACGCCCAAAGTGGGAATTGCCGCCAATCTTCAGTCGAATATTATTCCTTTCGAACATCTAAACAAAGAAAGCGAGATTCCTTCATCTTTGGTCAACGCCATAAAAGCAAAATTTGAGGCAAAAGCCCCGGTTGAACTGACAAAAATCTATAGAGTAAAAAATAGAGAGCGGGTGCTGTATTTCATTGAGGCACAGGAAAAACAGCTAGGTTCAGACCCGGACTGCTATAATTTGAATTCCACCAACAACTGGGTGTTGGTTAAGGGTGACAAGATATCGTTCTTGAGTTCGGAATTGATTACCACAACTTGTGACAGCGAAGGAATACACGAACTTATCCCTGGCGTTTTGATATCTGTACGGGGAAAACAATATATCGTATCAGAAAATTATGGTTATGAATGGGGGTTCTATACGATTCACGAACTCCTTGACGAAAGCATGAAGGAAGTCTTAAACGTTGGCGAAGGCGGGTGTTAGTTTTATCCACTGCATGACCTGCCGGCGTGAAAAGGCACACAAACAGTCAATGGGAGTCTTTCCCGCACATTGCCAAAAGTGTGTTTGTAAGCGCCTTTGAGCCTTTTGGGAAATAGCCGGATGGCGTCATCCGCGAAATGCGTTTCTCGCTGTCCGAGGGTGTTGGCAGATCTCTCAGGGTATGCGGTACAGCCCGAGTTCGAGAAACGCCGCGGATGAGGACATCCGGCCCCAAAAGGGTCAGGACGCGAACAAACATGCTTCTGGCAACAACGCATGTATATTCTTTTCCAGAATTACAGGGCGACCGGCGGGTCGCCCCTACAACCTTTCTTCAGGATGACGGGCAGCCATGAAGGCGCCTTGGGCAGGGGCACGACGCGCCGCTCTGGAAGGCTGAAGCCTTCCCCGGCAAGAACCCATCATCGGCAGGCCAAAGCAGCCAGACCTCGTCCGGCGGGGCTGAAGAAAAACCGCTTTAAGGGGAATTGAAATCGATAACCGTCCTGACAACGCCGCCAGCAATGGAGAACAGAGACGCGGGCAGACGGATTTTGACGTCATCGTCATCGGCACCGGCCTGGGCGGTTCCGCGGCCGGGGCCATCTGCGCCCGCAACGGCCTGAAGACCCTGATCCTGGAAAAGAACCCCCGGCCCGGCGGCTCCTGCTCCTATTATCTCAAACAGGGCTTTCACGTGGACACCGGCGCCCACCTGTTCATCCGGGGCAACGAAGGCCCCTTCGGCGACTGCACCCGCCGCCTGGGCATGGGCGACGCCATCCGTTTTCTCTACTGCGACCCGGTGACGCACCTGCGCGGCTTCAACCTGGACCTGGCCCTGCCGGCCGGCCGGATCGCCCGGATCTTCTTCCTGCTGCGCTTTATCCTCCAGGCCGAGATCCCCCTGGCCGAATATCCGGCCATTATCCGCATGATCCGCGACATGATCCGCATGACGCCGCCGGAGATCGAGGCCCTGGACCGCGTCTCCATCGAAGAATTCATGCGGCGCTACACCACCAACATCCAGGTGATCACGGTGCTGGGCTACCTGATGGGGCTCTATTTCATCCTGCCCATCTGGGAGGCGTCGGCCGGGGAATCGGTCTGGAATTTCCAGAAACTGGCGGCACGGGGGCTGACCGTCTGCTATCCCAGGGGCGGCACGGTAACCATTCCGAAAACATTTCTGGAAGGGGCCCGGAATTTTTCGGCCGAAGTCCGCATGAACGCGCCGGTCAGACGCATTACCATCGCCGGAGGGCGGGCCACGGGCGTGGTCCTTAAAAACGGCGAGGCCATCACCGCCCGGGCCGTCATCAGCACTTCCTCGGCCAACGACACCGTCCTGAAGCTGGCCGGCGAAAAACACTTTCCCGCCCCCTACCTTGAGACCATCCGCGCCCTGACCCCGTCCATGACCGCCTTTCAGGCCAAAATCGGCGTTAAGAAAAAACTCATCAGGGCCGGCTCCCTGGTGGGCCTCTACCCGCCCCGGCAGGAAGGCAAAGTCAGCGAAGCCCTCATGCGGCGGCTGTACCAGGATGCCCTGCAGGGCAAGTCGGGCGATTACATTCCCGTTTACATGCCCGTGCCCAGCAACTTTGATCCGGAACTGGCGCCGGAGGGCTGCCAGCTTATAACGGCCGTGGCCGCCGCACCCCACCTGGGCATTCCGCTGGAAGACCCGCCTTCGGTGTGGATGGACAAAATGATGACGGCCTTCTATCGACTGGTGCCGGGCCTGGAGGATAACATGATGTTCTGCGACCGCTGGACGGTACGCGCCCTGGCCGCCTGGATCGGCAAGAGCAGCGGGGCCGCCATTTCCACGGCCCAGAGCGTCACCCAGACCGGCGGCAACCGCCTGCCTCATGAGACGCCGGTGCGGGGACTTTACCTGGCCGGGGACTGCGCCGGCCCGGCCCGGGGGGTGGGCACGGAACTGGCCTGCCAGAGCGGTATGGACGGCGCCGACCTGGTCACCAGGGACCTTGGCGGAATCAGGTCAGGCTTTGAACGTACTTGATTTTGGAAACGGCGTGCTCCAGCTCGTAAGCCATGGACTTCATGAACAGTTCAACGTTCGGCTTCATTTCCGGGAGAAAAGCGACCACTGATCCGGCCAGAACCACATACAGGCGGATGCCGCCGATTTCAAACAGGTGATCGTTCATCAGCTTACTGATTCTTTTTAACGCCACCAGGGCTTTGGCCTTGTCCGTCATCGGCAGGATCATGGACATGGCGCCGGAGTTCAGTTCGCCAATGAGGTCCGAGGCCCTGGTAATACTGATCAGCTTGCGGTAGGCCTCGGCAAACACCTCGGATTTCCGAATCTTCCTGTTCTCCGCATCCGGGTCATTGAGCCGCACGTTCATAATGGTAAAAGAGAGCGTCGACAGGGGCAGGTCGTGGCGTTTGGCCCGGAGGATCTCTTTTTCCAGCAGAAATCTGAACTGGCTTGTTTTCAGGACACCCGGCGGGACCTCCCGCCTGGCTTCCTGATCGCGCAGGGCTTTTTCATGCTCAACAAAAAAGGCGTAAATCTGTTCAAAGCTGTTTTCGTCGATCTTATCGGCATCGGTCCGGGAGCGGATGATCCGCAGGGCGTTTTTTAACTGCTCATTGTCCCTAACGCTCTGCTCTATCATTTGCAGCAGCGTTTTCTCCGTTGGCGGGGGCGAGGAGGCAGCGGGGGAAAAGGCCGCGCCGCCGGCGGCCATCTTCCCGAACAGTTCCCCCATGCGGGCGTTGATC
This genomic window contains:
- a CDS encoding thioredoxin domain-containing protein, giving the protein MDPNQKFENRLIHEKSPYLLQHAHNPVDWHAWGEEVFSLAAAADKPVLLSIGYSTCHWCHVMADESFSDPAVAEIMNRAFFCIKLDREERPDIDHIYITAVSALNGSAGWPLNVFLTPDGRPFFGGTYFPPAGRPGLPSWKDVLLHIERAWNDPETKKKILASSTALTDVLKQHLSSRAGPPVNGQQANDMQLIAGAVKVLADNYDNNFGGFSRAPKFPMPPTLSFLLTAARLGRIQKIEPRMGQAALDMVRHTLKTMADGGIFDQVGGGFHRYATDERWHLPHFEKMLYDNAQLASVYLDAQDLIDDPWPSEKAAEILDYMVRDLMRPEGGFYSAEDADSYPGKPGVGHKKEGAFYGWRLSDVQSALPRQDADIMAYHFGLEPDGNVRHDPSGEFGGINVPFCAHTLAETAARFALSEEEAGRILSRGRDILFAERNRRPRPHLDDKILTSWNGLALTALSKGFLVLGREKYLEGARKTAAFIHENLYDEATGNLRRRWRDGEAGIDGLAEDYIFLVQGLLDLYRAGLDPDHLAWALEISDRFYNLFYDNMSGSCFAVADGHDRHLLFRPADETDNVLPSVSSTAVLAFQRLAALTGSARYEQAAGRLLARARAGLEQHPVSAPLMLAALGNRLAGHNRIVVFGNLTDAVTGAMIQAARSNAAVGNDVLLIDGPAAIDTLGPHIPDILSYVPGDNRPAAWVCAGHTCHPPVSDPDKVRRLLSVNGKD
- a CDS encoding NAD(P)/FAD-dependent oxidoreductase — translated: MGTGLGGSAAGAICARNGLKTLILEKNPRPGGSCSYYLKQGFHVDTGAHLFIRGNEGPFGDCTRRLGMGDAIRFLYCDPVTHLRGFNLDLALPAGRIARIFFLLRFILQAEIPLAEYPAIIRMIRDMIRMTPPEIEALDRVSIEEFMRRYTTNIQVITVLGYLMGLYFILPIWEASAGESVWNFQKLAARGLTVCYPRGGTVTIPKTFLEGARNFSAEVRMNAPVRRITIAGGRATGVVLKNGEAITARAVISTSSANDTVLKLAGEKHFPAPYLETIRALTPSMTAFQAKIGVKKKLIRAGSLVGLYPPRQEGKVSEALMRRLYQDALQGKSGDYIPVYMPVPSNFDPELAPEGCQLITAVAAAPHLGIPLEDPPSVWMDKMMTAFYRLVPGLEDNMMFCDRWTVRALAAWIGKSSGAAISTAQSVTQTGGNRLPHETPVRGLYLAGDCAGPARGVGTELACQSGMDGADLVTRDLGGIRSGFERT